AAAGGGATGGTAGGCAGGatggagtaagagaagaaagaaagaaaacggagtgaaaggaagtgggagaagcggagggccatatttttaaacatttctgcgcccaagaacacgtaatttactagtctttcgtgggagtttagggcctgtccaggggtacttttatgaccctggtggtagtctgagccttcttctgtaccgtgaacctaaaagaatactcattagaactcgattaacctcatttttggtctttggaaatagtgtgtgtgaggggtgggcgcatctgacaataccaaccaaaAAAAAAGCCGTGTGTCCCCCGCCGGCTGGTGTTTAGTTTTCTAAGTCTGTATTcttaacatttcggcgtccaagcacacacgcacatttaacaaggctttcgtaggagttttgggcatttccaggggtagttttatgatccttctgCTGGTGTTTAGTTTTCTAAGtctgtattcttaaacacttcagcgtccaagcacacacacacgtttgacaaggctttcgtaggagttttgggcatttccaggggtagttttatgatccttctggtagtttgattatgctcttctttcccctcccctcccgtcccctcctcTTTTGCCgctggttgttgttattgttgttgttcttagtaCGTATATAGTATCAGCAGCCACGAAccttcaaaaacactcattagaacgcgacggatctccttttcggcctttggaagtagttgacgtgAAGGGTGGAAGGGTCTGAGATCGGTATTCtgagacgcttcctcctctcatatcaactacttccaaagatcaaagaggggatcagtcgggttcgaatgagtgtctttttaggttcttggtacagaaggagggtcaaactaacatCAGAGTCACAAATTGGGTTCTAAttagtgtctttttaggttcttggtacagaaggagggtcaaactaacatCAGAGTCACAAATTGGGTTCTAAttagtgtctttttaggttcttggtacagaaggagggtcaaactaacatCAGAGTCACAAattgggttctaataagtgtctTTTTAGGCTcttggtacagaaggagggtcaaactaacatCAGAGTCACAAattgggttctaataagtgtctttttaggttctttgtacagaaggagggtcaaactaacatCAGAGTCACAAATTGGGTTCTAAttagtgtctttttaggttcttggtacagaaggagggtcaaactaacatCAGTCACAAATTGGGTTCTAAttagtgtctttttaggttcttggtacagaaggagggtcaaactaacatCAGAGTCACAAattgggttctaataagtgtctttttaggttcttgatacagaaggagggtcaaactaacatCAGAGTCACaaaactatccttggaaatgccgaaaactcctacgaaaaccttgtcaaatacgtgtgcttgggcgctgaaatgtttaacccgtccactgcgattggtacggatttgtctttcactggtagcctgttaacataatagtcccaggtccttctctgtggtggatagtggagtgtttcccttgtggtattggtatgctggatatcccctcccaaggtacatgactttatatttttcttcattgcattttAGAAGACACttattgttccattcctgtagcttggtgatgtattcttgtaggaaatccgcagtcaactGGTTAAGAATGTGGCCCTGAGCAAGCCGACCTCcaagtccgtattcttaaacatttcgacgcccaagcacgcacacatttgacaaggctctcgtaggattTTTGTGCATTTCCtcggatagttttatgaccctggtggtagtttgacaaagcttttgTATACCTTGGACgtaaaaaaactaatgaaaactcGATTCGTCTCCTTTTTAGTCTTTAGAAATCGTTGATGTAAGAGAGAAAGGCGTGTGAGAATACTTGCCACTGgttagtattctcagacgcttccgctctCTTACATCACCTGTTTCCAAAGGCTGAAGAAGGGATGaatcgctcttttttttttatttatttatttatttttttttttttttagggttatgGTACATTGAAAGGCACCCGGGTCGCGTATTTACCATCTGCCTACACAAAAGTCTCCCTGGCCCGAGGCTGCTCCCCCACGCATGACGCCACGATTGACGTCATGAGTcatgccaagtgtgtgtgtgtgtgtgtgtgtgtgtgtgtgtgtgtgtgtgtgtgtgtgtatgaccaaACTTACACACACGACCTTCagtggattgtgtgtgtgtgtgtgtgtgtgtgtatgaccaaACTTACACACACGACCTTCagtggattgtgtgtgtgtgtgtgtgtgtgtgtgtgtgtgtgtgtgtgtgtgtgtgtgtgtgtgtgtgtgtgtgtgtgtatcaacaaacttacacacacgcgcgtgagtgttgtgtgtgtgtgtgtgtgtgtgtgtgaacacacgACCTtcagtggtttgtgtgtgtgtgtgtgtgtgtgtatgaccaaACTTACACACACGACCTTCagtggattgtgtgtgtgtgtgtgtgtgtgtgtgtgtgtgtgtgtgtgtgtgtgtgtgtgtgtatgaccaaACTTACACACACGACCTTCagtggattgtgtgtgtgtgtgtatgaccaaACTTACACACACGACCTTGagtggattgtgtgtgtgtgtgtgtgtgtgtgtgtgtgtgtgtgtgtgtgtgtgtgtgtcataaaactatctctggAAAAATGGTcaaaattcctacgaaagccttgtcatacatGTGTGCTCGAGCGCCGATATGTTATGCCCCATAGTGTCTCGCCACCTACATGTGCTTGGACGAACCCTGCTTGGCCCATCATCCCGTCCGTTTATGAACACTTTATTATGGTTTTCTCCATTTCACGTTATTGGAGTGGTGCTTaagccttttttttctcccttggcTGCCACCTCGTGTGTAAAGTCATACACGGAACTGTGGACCCAACAAGAGATTACTTTCGTGAGGGTCGTCTCCGTTTCACATTATTGGAACTGTGCTTCTGTGTgctttcatagttttttttttttacttgattgCCTCCTCATGTAAAAAGTCATGCATGGAACTGTGGAACTTACAAGGGGGCTACTTAAGTGAGGAACGGAGCGGTGCAACAGAATAGGAATTAAATTAGTGACGCACGGAACGGTGGAACAGGCCAGGAATTACATTAATCAGGCACGGAACGACGTAACAGGGCAGGCATTACATTAGTCAGGCACGGAATAATGGAACTAACTAAAAATTACTTAAGTGAGACTCGGAACGATGGAGCAGAACAGAAATTACATTAGTGAGGCACGGAACGGTGAAACAAGCCAGGAATCGAGACAGTCAAGTATGGAACAGTTTAACCAGTGAAGGAATAACACAACGAAAATAATTCAAACCTTCAAATCAAGAAAGAAATAATTTGAAGCCTGCAAGCATTGCGCACAGAATATTAAAACGGATGGAGGACAAGCAGTGAAGCGATTCCAGTGAGAGAGCGAACGAATAATACaggaaatgatgaaaatgaaaaaaataaatccaGCCTTAGTGAAGCAAGAGATAGTGACGAGGGAGTTAATAAGGAAAGGGGTGTGAAGTATGAAGTGACAGAAAGGAAAATTGCGTTGctactgtggtgtgtgtgttggtcggGGGGGAGTGAGGTGGGCGTACCgagctctctttcggccacctctttggattctttttgggagtagcgagtagcgggcttttttttattattgttttttttttgtgtgtgcccttgagctgtctcctttgttgtaaaaaaaaaaaaacattaaactttTCTGGGCCCAGGCACGcgtattcgacaaggctttcgtcggagttgtgggCAGTTCCGGGGGTAATTttatgacgctggtggtagtatgacaaattttctgcaccatgaacgtataAATAAACGTTCATGGGGAGGCGTTTAACCTTTTTTTTGGACTTCAGAAGTgattgatgtaagagaaggaagcgtctaagattaacgacgtgtgtgtgtgtgtgtttgtgtgtgtgtgtgtggagggagagagagagagagagagagagagagagagagagagagagagagagatgactgaaCTGACGAAAACTGTGAACTATAAAAATCAGCGAGCCGTCAAACTGAAACGAGTGTAAGTAACATAGGAACCAATTGACCGCGAAACCTTACCGAGTGAATATTTACaaagaaaaaagttgaagaaatagaaataatacGAACACCAAGAGCGGATATCAGATAAACACACAAAGCTGAGAGGACGTTGCGCACACAGACTCGCtttgttcagtgttttttttccgGAAAGGctaatctatatttttttctttgatcgtATGTTTTCTTCTAGCTATTTTTGTCCCGCCTTTCTGCTGCAggacttcctttctctctcctttcatggGGCGACAGCTGCTTGTGACGTCCTTTTCTGCctcgctctccctcccactcccctctgTGTCCAACGTCCCTCCCGaccaccctcccctcacctcccctccccaccatgTTGtaaacctttccctttctcccctccctctcactcccctctatGCCCAAcgtccctccccaccaccctcccctcacctcccctccccaccaccctcacctcccctccccccatgttgtaaacctttccctttctccctcttcacttcataacattctttcccatcatcttctccttcaccctccccttccttcttcaccctcttccccatCTTAACACTCCCATtacttcttcaccctcttccccatCTTCACCCGACCCTTCCTACTTCACACTCTCTTCCCCatcttcaccctccccttccttcttcaccctcttccccatcttcaccctccccttccttcttcaccctcttccccatcttcaccctccccttccttcttcaccctcttccccatCTTCACCCCATGTTCCCGCCACTCCTTACCCCTTAACTTCTCTTGTTTcatgctcccttcccttccctcaccccaacTCCCTCCCGTCTCTCTACACTGTCtcccttaaggggctattacactgggcaaattttccgtggattttcagtcaaaccacgatttccgctggcgtggttctcatatttccgtggttttctggcttgtccatgatcttccaaaactacggtagatttcaccaaaggacgacggtattactcaccatcatcatcatcagcaataacaagaaacaactgagaaccacgctagcggaaatcgtggtttgactgaagatccacgaaaaatttgcccagtgtaacagcccctttacTCACCTcaacctcccctccttctttaccctcttccccaTGTCAACCCCACGTGTCCTCCACCCTCTACCCCTTAATTAACCTCTCTTCCTTCATACTCCCTTCGCTTACCTCAACTCCTTTTTATtaccccttacttccttcccacAACCCAACCCCACActcccaccttcccctctctcccctcaggcCACGTCCCTTTCAACTCTTTCCCCACCATCCCTCAGTCCTCCCCACAACCTCTGACTCATCCCCACCCGCGGCAGACCAGCAGAGCAACAGGACTTCAGTAGCAGGAGAGTGAGGACTTCACGGGTGTGTTTCTATTTATGTTCCGTGCCGCGTCTTGCTTGGTCGATACCTCTGTAGCTATGTAACACGACAGCTCCATACTGACGGGCCCGCGTTACCGCCTCGTCCTTGTTTCTTTTCCCGTCCCTCCGTGTCTCCGGTTGACTCtgcaccactaccatcatcaccgccatcaccactaccatcatcaccaccatcaccactaccatcatcaccgccatcaccactaccatcatcaccgccatcaccactaccatcatcaccaccatcaccactaccatcatcaccaccatcaccactaccatcatcaccaccatcaccactaccatcatcaccgccatcaccactaccatcatcaccgccatcaccactgtCATTACTTCCTTCAGTGTCGCTACATCCAcagtcatcaacaccatcatcacccccaccatcccCCCAAGGCCTTTCACACTCCAGCATACCTTTCTTACGATATGGTGCAAGTAGGTAATATTTGGGCTTCACCTGAGGCAGTGAAGAAACATATgtcgtgtgttttctttttttgtttgtttcttcatgcgtgtgtttgtatgtgcatGCGTGTTTGTTTGCTtacgtgtgtgtttctttgtatgtgcgtgtgattgcttgtgtgtttgtttgcttgcatgtgtgtgtgtgtgtgtgtgtgtgtgtgtgtgtgtgtgtgtgtgtgtgtgttcgcttgtgtgtttctttgtaagtttgtatgcgcttataattgcttgtgtgtttgtttgtatgtgcgtgtatttgtgtgtgtgtgtgtgtgtgtgtgtgtgtaaaccggAAGAGCTTCCTGTATGCGTTATCAAAATTGTAAAGAAATCCGATTAGGTATATACGTTGTAgatcttatattatttttttatatatatatatatatatatatatatatatatatatatatatatatatatatatatatatatatatatctctctctctctctctctctctctctctctctctctctctctgtcatgctTACAGTCAGCATACAATGACGCATCGTATTCCGCCGCCACGCAAATAGAACATCAGTCTACCTGTCCACACGAGCCCCACCTGCTCTACATCCTGTCCCGGCCCGCCTTTGTGGCTCCATCAACCTCATCAGCTCCCAGCCATGGCACCGTGACCCACTCTCGCTCCCCAGCATTACTCGACAACTCAGCTCATACCCAGTCGGTCGTgagatcctttttttctttgtttccgtaTGCCCTTCTATTTGTCCATCTCACCTTTGTCTTGCCCATATTCAGTAAATAATAATAGCTTTCAGTCTTGCTCTATCTTTTATGGTCCTCTCCTATCCTCAATTTGCCCCTCTCAACTTACATTCAGTCTTAGGGCCAATTCAACAGTCTAACACAGTCATTGTaggcgcccaaaccaaactgtaTTCTCCACAATAATCCGTTTTTTCTAGTCAATATCAGAGATTAAAGCGACTTCCTGTGTGCTTTGTTAAAATCTCATCCTTTTTACATCAAtgccagacactatacaaggaattttagtggtattttgtgtttggttggggagcttacaaactttctgtactggactgtaaaactggtccTTAATCTCATGCATGTTCTTCCTTCCGTATCTTCTCTTTTATACCCTTTTGGCCCAGTGTGCTTTCATTCTGGTAGCGAGTAATGCCACTCAGCCCTGCTCTATAATTTCCTGACGTCCTCTAATTGCCCTTGAACTCACGCAGCTGTATCCTACTTCGTCTCGTCGCTTTATGCTCTCGTATAGAATTTTTTTTGCGCTCTGTTTATCAGGCTATGAGTTTCAGgcagccctcttcctcctctagttTCCTTATGCCTTTATTTATTCCCTCATCTCCCACTcacttctctaccttcttccactccctctcgtTCCTCGTAGAGTCTTCATGCCCTTTCAGTCCTTTTTCACCCCCAATTAGTATGCAGATCATTGGGACATTTAGTACAGTGGATGggaacacattaaataacaaagaCTCCCCTCGTTTCCTCGTGGTCTTCACTTGCTGGCCCTCTCATCCCCAAGCTTTTCTTCATGCCCTTTCAGTCACCTCTCAACCCCGCTCAGTAAACAGATCATTGGGCCTTTTAGTATAGTGGATGGGAACAAATTCGATAATAAAGATCTTCCCACTCTCCCCTCGTTCCCTCATGGTCTTCACTTGGCGGCCCTCTCATCCCCAAGCTCCTCGTTAACTCCTCATGCCCTTCCAATCGTGTCTCACCCCCGTTCAGTACATTTAGCCCTTTGTACAGTGGATAGAAACCCAGTAACAAAGAACATCCCTCTCTCGTATCCTCACGGTCTTCACTTGGTGGCCCTCTCATCCCCAAGCTCCTCGTTAACTTCTCATGCCCTTTCAATCGTGTCTCACCCCCGTTCAGTACATTTAGCCCTTTTTACAGTGGATAGAAACGCAGTAACAAAGAACATCCTTCTCTCGTATCCTCACGGTCTTCACTTGCTGTCACCCTCACTCGCCCCGCCTCTCATCTAGCCACCTgcagcctccctccccctcccagtgCGTCGTGCCACCACCCATCCGGCGCCTCTCCAATATCCGGGTGTCCAGCTGATGATAAGACTCTGACATCGCCGGacgcctccccttctttccttccattcctcgccAAGTCGTGacctcctttttcctcactcCCGTCGGACCATCTCCACGCGTGACCCTTttaggagagaagggggggagggaggtatggGGGTGTACCGGGTTGGGTTTGAAAGGCTCTCTGGTTACCTTTTGGGATGGTTCAGAGTTTTCAGGGACTTTgggaacgtttttttttcttctctttatcgtgattatattatttttattttttcttctctatttcttttctattttttctacttttctatctcttttccttcttttttgtgcttcattttctactttttcatcttttttttctgcttctttttcgacatcttcctcttccccttcttatttTATCTATGGTTAACCTGTTGAGTAGTTAGGTAGATGTATTTCTGAATTATGAAGGTGTttaaatgcatgtgtgtgtgtgtgtgtgtgtgtgtgtgtgtgtgtgtgtgtgtgtgtgtgtgtgtgtgtgtgtgtagggggaagggggtaTGACGAACAGTGTATGCAGTATTCAGATGAATGGCGTACGTTAAGAAGGTATTGACTGGACTtcactctttacacacacacacacacacacacacacacacacacacacacacacacacacacacacacacgcacacacacacacacacacttttttccctTTACTCTCTCGAAGGATCAGGGTCTGTCCGTCCTACTAATCCTTATTATGAAGGATGACTCGTCCGTACGATAGACGAATCCTTGGCATGATGGCAGACCTTAATTTACCGTTAAGTTAAAATATTGCTCTACTTTTGCCGTCACACTGATCGGACATGtcgagtcaacacacacacacacacacacacacacacacacacacacacacacacacacacacatttaaacacCTTCATAATTCAGAAATACATCTACTTACCCAACAGCTTAAccataaagataaaataagaagaggatgaggaagaagtagaaaaagaagcagaaaaagaagcacaagaagaacacacacacacacacacacacacacacacacacacacacacacacacacacacacacacacacacacacacacacacaaacacacacacaagaggtcaTTGTCTGCCGCCGGAGAAATAAAGACACGCTGCGGGTTGAGTAGAGGAGGCATACATATCTTATCTATAATCATGTTAAGGAGCTTCACAACGGTACCAAAAGCATCCATGGTcacgaataaaataataaaatagaaatagaagaataaagtCAAATGAAAGTGGGtcgcggaaagaaaaaaaaataggtacgCTTGATGGACAGTGGCATAGGTGGTAGAGAAGCTGTGTGTAGTTTAAAGTTCACGTCTTCTGGTTGTGTGTTCCTTCATTATTATGCagcagaaaaagaagcagaaaaaagaaaaaagatgaaaaagtagaaaaggaagcacgaaaagaaggaaaagagatagaaaaagtagaaaaaatagaaaagaaatagagaagaaaaaaaataatcacgataaaaagagaaaaaaagatgaagaagaggaaaaaaaaaacaatgttcCTAAAATCCCTGAAAACTGAACCATCTCTAAaggtaaccagagagagagagagagagagagagagagagagaacgtcgaTGGCACAAGCACTtgacaacacatacacacacacacatacacacacaaagaaaatcaAACACACATCATTGGTTAAAAACGATCCGCTAAAGGTTTTCTGCGGACGCCAGCCAACGTGTACGCCGGACGGATCCTTGGAGGTGCTGGGTTGGCGCTTCACGAGGCCACCAATCAATACAAACAGACGTTGAGGCGGCTGGCATTTTACGGGGCTGTAGGCGAGATACTTATCCTCTTATACTACACAAATAAAAGACTAAATAATCAAGTAAGAAGCAAGTAAAACAATCAATAGTATACACGGGAAGGGTTGACAGTGCTGTGGTGGGTTAGTCTGGCTTGGGGTTGTGTGGAAGGGTTGGCTGAAGTGCTGTGGTGGGTTTGGGTATAAGGGGTGGGTATCGTGTGGAAGGATTGGCCGGGGTGCTGTGTTATGGGGCTGTGTTGTGCCGGGGTGCTGTGTTATGGGGCTGTGTTGTGCCGGGGTGCTGTGTTATGGGGCTGTGTTGTGCCGGGGTGCTGTATTATGGGGCTGTGTTGTACCGGGGTGTTGTATTATAGGGCTGTGTTGTGCTGGGGTGCTGTGTTATGGGGCTGTGTTGTGCCGGGGTGCTGTGTTATGGGGCTGTGTTGTGACGGGGTGCTGTGTTATGGCGCTGTTGGGGTGCTGTGTTATGGGGCTGTGTTGTGCTGGGGTGCTGTGTTATGGGGCTGTGTTGTGCTGGGGTGCTGTGTTGTGCCGGGGTGCTGTGTTATGGGGCTGTGTTGTGCTGGGGTGCTGTGTTGTGCCGGGGTGCTGTGTTATGGGGCTGTGTTGTGCCGGGGTGCTGTGTTATGGGGCTGTGTTGTGCTGGGGTGCTGTGTTATGGGGCTGTGTTGTGCTGGGGTGCTGTGTTGTGGCGGGGTGCTGTGTTATGGGGCTGTGTTGTGCCGGGGTGCTGTGTTATGGGGCTGTGTTGTGCCGGGGTGCTGTGTTATGGGGCTGTGTTGTGCCGGGGTGCTGTGTTATGGGGCTGTGTTGTGCTGGGGTGCTGTGTTATGGGGCTGTGTTGTGCTGGGGTGCTGTGTTGTGCCGGGGTGCTGTGTTATGGGGCTGTGTTGTGCTGGGGTGCTGTGTTGTGCCGGGGTGCTGTGTTATAGGGCTGTGTTGTGCTGGGGTGCTGTGTTATGGGGCTGTGTTGTGGCGGGGTGCTGTGTTATGGGGCTGTGTTGTGGCGGGGTGCTGTGTTATGGGGCTGTGTTGTGCTGGGGTGCTGTGTTATGGGGCTGTGTTGTGCTGGGGTGCTGTGTTATGGGGCTGTGTTGTGCTGGGGTGCTGTGTTATGGGGCTGTGTTGTGCCGGGGTGCTGTATTGTGGGGCTGTGTTGTGCCGGGGTGCTGTGTTATGGGGCTGTGTTGTGCCGGGGTGCTGTGTTATGGGGCTGTGTTGTGCTGGGGTGCTGTGTTATGGGGCTGTGTTGTGCCGGGGTGCTGTGTTATGGGGCTGTGTTGTGCCGGGGTGCTGTGTTATGGGGCTGTGTTGTGCTGGGGTGCTGTGTTGTGCCGGGGTGCTGTGTTATGGGGCTGTGTTGTGCTCTTGATGACGGGTTGTCAAGGTCTTCCGTGCAACTAACGTAACGTGGCGGAAGTAAGATAAGATGGACCCATTACCCCATTATGCAACACTTGCCAGCTCTCTTAagccccctccattccctccttcccttcctttcgccctTCCTCGCACACACATGTGGTCACTCATTTTTAAACATTAATTAATTCATTTCTTATGTAGATATatcttgcttcttccttccttgaatTACTTACAAACGCAATATGTAATTAGCCCTAaagtaaaatatacataaaaaaataacttgtTAGACCACATGTTTACCCACCTCCCTTCCCCGACCCTCCCATGCCGGTGCAATTTCCTGTTTCACCCACGTCCATACCCGAAGTTTCCCAGTGTACCCTCCCTTCAAACCTACACACGCCTTCCTCACACACTCATTTGGTCATTGCTTTTCCACGCCGTAGTTCTTTCACCTGTTCATCCCCttgcccttaacccggtagcagcgatgggccaaatttttaccatgatacaAACCCCGCAAATAGAGgatgcgtaaactgatcacaaatgcgtcggtactatatattatgaaatggtttaagtgagtgatgattttttctcattaattcgctcagaggggcctttaagatacatgatccccgcacCTACCGGTTAATTTCCCCTTTTACTCCCACGTTTCACCCACGCCTCATGTCCCCAACGCTCCTATTATACCCCCATTacactcccactcactcccaGACACTCCTTTACTCCTCCCAGTCCTCTTTATTAATTAATTCTCTCCCCGGGCCGCCCACACAGCACATACAACCTCACTACGGTCTGTGCTTGTAGTTTTTATCTCTGTCTTTTGGTTTTTCCTTTGTGAGTCCGGCTGCATCCCACCCGTTCACACATTGctgtttttgttacttttatCTTTGTTATCTACTGGGGGGGTTTGTTTCCGTGCTGTTCGGTGTTTCGGTTGTACATCGTTTTTACACGGTACTGAATTGTTCGTTTTATCTTTGTTATCTCGGGTTTTCCTTTGTCACTTTTCTGGCTGCATTTCGACCTTTCAGATACTATTTACTGGCACGTTAATTACTGAGAACCAGGTAGTTAGCTAGTGAATTAGATGGGTAGTTAAGAAGGCAGGTAGATAGTTAGGTAGATACTTATTTAGATATTCAATTATTTCGTTTATGCGCAGCCTTCGACAGTCAACATACCTCCCCCCAAATTTATGTTCTTCACAGTTAACGCTGATGTAAGAGAAGTTGGCTGTGAGATGGATTCCTTTTTTGTTATGTAAGTGAAGATACTTGCCACGTGTTCCCATATCCGGGTCGCTGCCTTTTTGTCGCTGTGTTGATGGAAGGTGTGAAGGTAATGATGGCAGGTGAGGCGAGCCCGGAAGGTGTGTAGGTAGGCGATGGGTCGATGGGCaggtgttaagagagagagagagagagagagagagagagagagagaattgttatgTCAAATTAGTTTATTTATGGAGAGATATattgaacaagagagagagagagagagagagagagagagagagagagagagagagagagagagagagacggcaataCCAAAGGTGGGAGATAATATTTGTTTAACGGTGAGCAATAATTAGCCTGCCATCACTatagcctcccccctccccttcctttccttctcctgtccctaACCTACAGTCCTccgcacccccacccccaccccctctccttgACCCTTACTCCTACACGCCTCCCACCCTCATAACAAACACTagtcccctcttctcctccatccatctctccccctccactcctctccattacgccccccttcctccacccgcatttattcatccccccccccccccccacacacacacatttacctctttccctccactttttctttgCCAAACCCTCACCaacatacctcccttcctcctcctcctccttcttttcctcctcctcttcctcctccatcctacaCCATACCTAGGTCATCCCTCAGTAGGTCACCAGAAGGAGAGAATGACCTCGTTCTGACCCTGAGTTTCTATTTGTTCATCCCCAAAGGGAACAACGGAAGAGACAACCCGTTAAGTCCACAAGATGTCTGCAGCGGGTCAGTCAGAGTCCACGGGGCCACTCGTGAAAACCTACACCTTCTATTCGTCTTTTCCGTAAGCCTATCTAAACCTTTCCTTGAGAATGGCTATCGTATTTGCACTTCCCACATGATT
This sequence is a window from Eriocheir sinensis breed Jianghai 21 chromosome 1, ASM2467909v1, whole genome shotgun sequence. Protein-coding genes within it:
- the LOC127000186 gene encoding keratin-associated protein 4-3-like, coding for MGLCCDGVLCYGAVGVLCYGAVLCWGAVLWGCVVLGCCVVPGCCVMGLCCAGVLCCAGVLCYGAVLCRGAVLWGCVVLGCCVMGLCCAGVLCCGGVLCYGAVLCRGAVLWGCVVPGCCVMGLCCAGVLCYGAVLCWGAVLWGCVVLGCCVVPGCCVMGLCCAGVLCCAGVLCYRAVLCWGAVLWGCVVAGCCVMGLCCGGVLCYGAVLCWGAVLWGCVVLGCCVMGLCCAGVLCYGAVLCRGAVLWGCVVPGCCVMGLCCAGVLCYGAVLCWGAVLWGCVVPGCCVMGLCCAGVLCYGAVLCWGAVLCRGAVLWGCVVLLMTGCQGLPCN